A part of Thiomicrorhabdus sediminis genomic DNA contains:
- the ilvD gene encoding dihydroxy-acid dehydratase has protein sequence MPQYRSKTSTHGRNMAGARALWRATGMQTGDFGKPIIAVANSFTQFVPGHVHLKDMGQLVAKVIEESGGVAKEFNTIAVDDGIAMGHDGMLYSLPSRDLIADSVEYMCNAHCADALVCISNCDKITPGMMMAAMRLNIPTIFVTGGPMESGKTVLGGEGIKLDLVDAMVMAADDSCSDSDVEEVERSACPTCGSCSGMFTANSMNCLAEALGMALPGNGTTLATHADRKNLFIEAGRRIVEITKQYYEQDDERVLPRSIATYEAFQNAMALDVAMGGSTNTVLHLLAIAHEAKVEFNMQDMDDISRKVPCLVKVAPNSKTYHMEDVHRAGGIMRILGELERGGLINTDVHTVHASTMGAAIDLWDISRTEDEQVHTFFRAAPGNIRTTEAFSQSKRWKDVDVDDENGCIRSMEHAYTQDGGLAVLKGNIALDGCIVKTAGVDESIFKFTGKAKIYESQDDAVAGILGDEVKAGDVVLIRYEGPKGGPGMQEMLYPTSYLKSKGLGKECALLTDGRFSGGTSGLSIGHCSPEAAEGGNIGLVEDGDIIEIDIPNRTINAKVSDEEFEERRHAMESKGAAHAWKPEQPRERRVSVALRAYAAMTTSAAFGAVRNIEQVERN, from the coding sequence ATGCCGCAGTATCGTTCTAAAACCAGTACGCATGGTCGCAATATGGCAGGGGCCCGTGCTTTATGGCGAGCCACTGGAATGCAAACCGGAGATTTTGGTAAACCTATTATTGCGGTTGCCAATTCATTTACCCAGTTTGTACCCGGTCACGTTCATTTGAAAGATATGGGGCAGCTGGTTGCCAAGGTGATTGAAGAATCTGGCGGTGTTGCCAAAGAGTTTAATACCATTGCGGTTGATGATGGTATTGCCATGGGTCACGACGGTATGTTGTATTCATTGCCTTCTCGTGATTTGATCGCCGACTCTGTCGAGTATATGTGTAATGCGCACTGTGCCGATGCCTTGGTCTGTATCTCTAACTGTGACAAAATCACTCCGGGAATGATGATGGCGGCGATGCGCTTGAATATCCCGACGATTTTCGTGACCGGTGGACCGATGGAGTCCGGTAAAACCGTTTTAGGTGGTGAAGGCATTAAGCTTGACCTGGTTGATGCGATGGTTATGGCAGCGGATGACTCTTGTTCAGACAGTGATGTTGAAGAAGTTGAACGTTCCGCTTGCCCGACCTGTGGTTCCTGTTCTGGGATGTTCACCGCTAACTCGATGAACTGTTTGGCAGAAGCGCTGGGTATGGCTTTACCGGGTAACGGGACTACCTTGGCGACTCACGCGGATCGTAAAAACCTGTTTATAGAAGCAGGACGTCGTATTGTTGAAATCACCAAGCAGTATTATGAACAGGATGACGAGCGTGTATTGCCACGTAGTATCGCCACTTATGAAGCTTTCCAGAATGCGATGGCGTTGGATGTGGCAATGGGGGGGTCAACCAATACCGTACTGCACCTCTTGGCTATCGCTCATGAAGCCAAGGTTGAATTCAATATGCAGGATATGGACGATATTTCTCGTAAAGTGCCTTGTTTGGTAAAAGTGGCACCGAACTCGAAAACCTATCATATGGAAGATGTGCATAGAGCCGGTGGTATTATGCGAATCCTAGGTGAGTTGGAGCGCGGCGGTTTGATCAATACCGATGTGCATACGGTGCATGCCTCAACAATGGGCGCGGCGATTGATCTATGGGATATCTCGCGTACCGAAGACGAACAGGTGCATACCTTCTTTAGAGCGGCGCCGGGTAATATTCGTACCACCGAAGCCTTCAGTCAGTCCAAACGTTGGAAAGACGTTGATGTTGATGATGAAAATGGCTGTATCCGTTCTATGGAACACGCCTATACTCAAGACGGTGGTTTAGCGGTATTGAAAGGTAATATCGCGCTGGATGGCTGTATTGTAAAAACAGCCGGTGTTGACGAGTCGATCTTTAAGTTTACCGGAAAGGCGAAAATCTATGAAAGTCAGGATGATGCGGTAGCCGGAATTTTGGGTGATGAAGTCAAAGCCGGTGATGTGGTGTTGATTCGTTATGAAGGCCCCAAAGGTGGTCCGGGTATGCAGGAAATGTTATATCCGACCAGTTATTTGAAGTCAAAAGGGCTTGGTAAGGAATGTGCCTTGTTAACGGATGGACGTTTCTCGGGTGGTACTTCAGGGCTGTCAATCGGTCACTGTTCTCCAGAAGCTGCCGAAGGCGGTAATATCGGTCTGGTTGAGGATGGTGATATTATTGAAATCGATATTCCAAACCGTACCATCAATGCTAAAGTAAGTGATGAAGAGTTTGAAGAGCGTCGTCATGCGATGGAATCAAAAGGCGCTGCACACGCTTGGAAGCCAGAGCAGCCTAGAGAGCGACGCGTCAGTGTCGCCTTAAGAGCTTATGCGGCGATGACAACGAGTGCGGCGTTTGGTGCGGTACGTAATATTGAACAGGTTGAACGTAATTAA
- the argA gene encoding amino-acid N-acetyltransferase — protein sequence MQQSELDFINTLRQSTRYIEQHRGKTCVIYIPGEFMAEKQSVAQLCQDIGLLHNLGLKLVLAMGANQQLNEAFAAENFAEIYHQQFRITTTEMIPCFQKTIGLLRSQFEASFSQANSHQPNPPTLVSGNWVVAQPKGVVEGIDFQHTGKLRKIQHKAISDCLESGQVALLTPIAYSLTGEVFNLNTLEQACQIAATIEADKLMIYGSESQLKGLAKQMSLPQLKQLKADNIEQQQLIEQISVLQNKVKRIHLIAQIDPSALLLELFTRDGVGSMIFSDRYHQLRAAQIDDVCGILSLIEPLEQSGVLVKRSRERLELEIENFSVIQRDDLIIGCAALYASGNDMAELACLAVSKEYQGQELGFELLKHLEQQAKQLGYKTLFLLTTHTHHWFIEHGFVLGDISMLPDEKQSLYNYQRQSKVLVKPLS from the coding sequence ATGCAGCAATCTGAATTAGATTTTATTAATACACTACGACAATCGACTCGTTATATTGAACAACACAGGGGTAAAACCTGCGTTATCTATATTCCAGGCGAATTTATGGCTGAAAAACAGTCGGTTGCTCAACTGTGTCAGGATATCGGCCTGCTGCATAATCTCGGCCTCAAACTGGTATTGGCCATGGGTGCCAATCAGCAGTTGAATGAAGCCTTTGCGGCGGAGAATTTTGCTGAAATCTATCATCAGCAATTTCGCATTACCACCACCGAGATGATTCCTTGTTTCCAAAAGACCATTGGTCTGTTGCGCAGTCAATTCGAAGCCAGTTTCAGTCAAGCCAACTCTCATCAGCCAAACCCGCCTACTTTGGTGTCTGGCAACTGGGTGGTGGCACAACCTAAAGGGGTTGTTGAAGGCATCGATTTCCAACATACCGGCAAACTGCGCAAAATCCAACACAAGGCGATCAGCGACTGTTTGGAATCCGGTCAAGTTGCCCTGCTAACGCCTATTGCCTACTCTTTGACCGGTGAAGTCTTCAACCTAAATACGCTGGAGCAAGCTTGTCAGATTGCCGCCACCATCGAAGCGGATAAGTTAATGATTTACGGCTCTGAGTCGCAATTAAAAGGGCTTGCCAAACAGATGAGCCTGCCACAGCTAAAGCAGTTAAAAGCGGACAATATCGAGCAGCAGCAACTGATCGAACAGATCAGCGTGCTGCAGAACAAGGTCAAACGCATCCATTTGATTGCGCAAATCGATCCGAGCGCTTTACTGCTTGAGCTATTCACCAGAGACGGTGTCGGCAGCATGATATTCAGTGACCGTTATCATCAATTGCGTGCGGCGCAAATCGATGATGTCTGCGGCATTCTCAGCCTCATTGAGCCACTTGAACAATCAGGCGTTCTGGTAAAACGCTCGCGTGAACGTTTGGAACTGGAAATTGAAAACTTCTCCGTTATTCAACGCGACGATTTGATTATCGGCTGCGCCGCACTCTATGCATCCGGCAATGATATGGCGGAACTGGCTTGCTTAGCGGTCAGCAAAGAATACCAAGGCCAGGAACTGGGCTTTGAACTGCTCAAACACCTTGAACAGCAAGCCAAACAATTAGGCTATAAAACGCTGTTTCTATTAACGACTCACACTCATCACTGGTTCATCGAACATGGATTTGTCCTAGGTGATATCAGCATGCTTCCCGATGAAAAACAGAGTCTCTATAATTACCAAAGACAATCCAAAGTACTCGTCAAACCGCTGTCCTAA
- the rnt gene encoding ribonuclease T, whose product MNYVNKIKDRFRGFLPVVVDVETAGFNAKTDALLEMAVVTLKMDEYGQLKRDKTFDRNILPFPGANIEQSALKFIGMEDPFHPFRQAINEKQALKELFEPIKQQLKETGCSRAVLVGHNAFFDLNFVLAAAERCHLKAPFHQFSTFDTVSLSGLAYGQTVLAKAAICAGLEWDNQQAHSAVYDTEKTADLFCKIVNQWPLSMPDDNDD is encoded by the coding sequence ATGAACTATGTAAATAAGATCAAAGACCGATTTCGTGGTTTTCTTCCTGTCGTTGTTGATGTGGAAACAGCCGGATTCAATGCCAAAACCGATGCGCTACTGGAAATGGCGGTAGTCACCTTGAAAATGGATGAATACGGTCAGCTTAAACGCGATAAGACCTTTGATCGCAATATCCTGCCGTTTCCAGGCGCCAATATCGAACAAAGCGCTCTTAAATTTATCGGCATGGAAGACCCCTTTCACCCTTTCCGCCAAGCGATTAACGAAAAACAGGCTTTAAAAGAACTGTTCGAACCAATCAAGCAACAGCTTAAAGAAACCGGCTGCAGCCGTGCAGTATTGGTCGGACATAACGCTTTTTTTGATTTGAATTTTGTTCTCGCCGCTGCCGAGCGCTGTCACCTGAAAGCACCGTTTCACCAGTTCAGCACTTTTGATACGGTCTCTTTATCAGGATTGGCCTACGGTCAGACCGTACTCGCTAAAGCGGCTATCTGTGCCGGGCTTGAATGGGATAATCAGCAAGCTCATTCAGCGGTTTACGATACCGAAAAGACAGCGGATTTATTCTGCAAAATCGTCAATCAATGGCCGCTAAGCATGCCGGATGATAACGACGACTAA
- a CDS encoding zinc-binding alcohol dehydrogenase family protein, whose product MQQFVVDIENKDFNFKVEPLALDVMTANDLLVRPLAVAVNPVDTKLYQNALNQAQQNKVLGYDAVAEVVAMGDQVNGFQVGDKVFYAGDMTRSGSFADQQLIDWQLVGKAPSKLSLTQSAAFPLVSITAYEALFDKLSISENRVDNRNKSLLIIGGAGGVGSIAIQLAKRVGLQVIATASRESSKKWCLAMGADKVIDHYQPLKAQLEKAIQAEVDYILCAADSDTHMQNMAESIKPFGEICLLVSTGKETDLNVFKNKSVSIHWEFMFSRSLYQTKDRFLQGQILTKIATIIDQQEFQPIDSQQLTGLNANNLKIALARIAKGDMCGKLVIEC is encoded by the coding sequence ATGCAGCAATTTGTTGTTGATATTGAAAATAAAGATTTTAACTTTAAGGTAGAGCCATTGGCATTAGATGTCATGACGGCCAATGACTTACTGGTCAGGCCTTTGGCGGTAGCGGTTAATCCGGTAGACACCAAGCTATATCAAAACGCGCTCAACCAAGCGCAGCAAAACAAAGTGCTCGGCTATGATGCCGTTGCTGAAGTGGTTGCAATGGGTGATCAGGTCAATGGTTTTCAGGTCGGCGACAAGGTGTTCTATGCTGGTGATATGACTCGTTCCGGCAGCTTTGCCGATCAACAGTTAATTGATTGGCAATTGGTCGGTAAGGCGCCATCGAAATTATCCCTAACTCAGTCCGCCGCATTTCCTCTGGTGTCTATTACTGCCTACGAGGCCTTATTTGATAAGTTGTCGATTAGCGAAAATAGGGTCGATAACCGTAATAAGTCGCTTTTGATTATTGGTGGTGCCGGTGGTGTCGGCTCCATAGCGATTCAATTGGCCAAGCGTGTCGGTTTACAAGTGATTGCCACGGCCTCCCGTGAAAGCTCCAAAAAATGGTGCTTGGCGATGGGGGCGGATAAGGTGATTGATCATTATCAGCCTCTAAAAGCACAGTTGGAAAAAGCGATACAAGCTGAAGTGGACTATATTCTTTGTGCCGCCGACAGTGATACACATATGCAGAATATGGCCGAATCGATCAAGCCATTTGGTGAAATTTGTTTATTGGTGTCGACGGGCAAGGAAACCGATCTGAACGTCTTTAAAAACAAAAGCGTCTCGATTCATTGGGAGTTTATGTTCAGCCGAAGCCTGTATCAGACCAAGGATCGGTTTTTACAAGGGCAGATCTTAACCAAAATCGCCACCATTATTGATCAGCAGGAATTTCAGCCGATAGATTCCCAGCAGCTAACAGGGCTTAATGCCAATAATTTGAAAATTGCTTTAGCACGCATCGCCAAGGGGGATATGTGTGGCAAGCTGGTGATTGAGTGTTAG
- the grxD gene encoding Grx4 family monothiol glutaredoxin — MQHEDPVVQETLERIHSQVTNNPVVIYMKGSPQMPSCGFSSRAAQALADTGEKFAFVNVLADATIFEHLPKYQDWPTFPQLYIGGELQGGCDITIELAESGELKKMMADANAKHEAAAEA, encoded by the coding sequence ATGCAACACGAAGATCCAGTCGTTCAAGAAACTTTAGAACGTATTCATAGCCAGGTAACAAATAATCCAGTGGTTATCTATATGAAAGGTTCTCCACAAATGCCTTCTTGCGGTTTTTCAAGTCGCGCTGCGCAGGCGTTGGCGGATACCGGTGAAAAGTTTGCCTTCGTTAATGTGTTAGCGGACGCGACTATTTTTGAGCATTTGCCAAAGTATCAGGATTGGCCGACTTTCCCGCAGCTTTATATCGGTGGTGAACTACAAGGTGGTTGCGATATCACTATTGAATTGGCTGAATCTGGTGAATTGAAAAAAATGATGGCTGACGCAAATGCCAAGCATGAGGCGGCCGCAGAAGCATAA
- a CDS encoding N-acetylglutaminylglutamine amidotransferase: MCGICGEIYWNGKKASEQRLKPMLAAMQNRGPDDEGVWVDQHVGLGHKRLSIIDLSSAGHQPMIDGSLTLVFNGCIYNYQALRAELIDLGYGFQSHTDTEVILKAYRQWGMECVQRFEGMFAFSIWDDEQQQLLLARDRLGIKPLYYAPVDGGVRFASNTQALLVEDDINSEIDPVGLHFQLTLHAVIPAPHTILKGIKKLEPGHWLIVNPDGQMYKKRFWHLEAKRPTTLNGNPAPQTQQQWVDAIHEELKRAVHKRLTAADVPVGVLLSGGLDSSLLVAMLAEAGVKDIKTFSIGFEDAPEERGHEFDFSDMVVKRYQTDHKQYLISNSEVLPRLHEAVEAMAEPMVGQDAIAFYLLSEQVSKDVKVVMSGQGADEVFGGYFWYDKMAEAAAQLVDAGADLSDPQVALQAFAPYYFDRSHQEWLEVVNEKYHLENVTAQYVGDHLTEVGADEFLDQVLRFDVTTLIVDDPVKRVDNMTMAWGLEARVPFLDHKLVEVAMAAPAELKQNGKQILKAIGRGLVPDAIIDRPKVAFPMPALKYVRGEFFEFMKALLTSEAAQKRGIFNAEKLQQLLDDPEAPQAFTAIQGSKLWHAALLEFWLQKHVDKVL; encoded by the coding sequence ATGTGCGGTATTTGTGGAGAAATTTACTGGAATGGAAAAAAGGCCAGTGAACAACGCTTAAAACCGATGTTAGCGGCGATGCAGAATCGCGGGCCGGACGATGAAGGCGTATGGGTCGATCAGCATGTTGGCCTGGGGCATAAACGTTTATCCATTATCGATCTTTCTTCCGCAGGTCACCAACCGATGATTGATGGCAGTTTAACTCTGGTATTCAACGGCTGTATCTATAACTATCAAGCACTGAGAGCTGAATTGATTGATCTGGGATATGGATTTCAATCTCATACCGATACCGAGGTGATTCTCAAGGCCTATCGCCAGTGGGGGATGGAATGTGTGCAACGTTTTGAGGGGATGTTTGCTTTTTCTATTTGGGACGATGAACAGCAACAGTTGCTGTTGGCACGTGACCGTTTGGGTATCAAGCCACTTTATTATGCACCGGTTGATGGCGGCGTGCGTTTTGCCTCAAATACCCAAGCTTTATTGGTCGAAGACGATATCAACAGCGAAATCGATCCGGTAGGTTTGCATTTTCAGTTGACCTTGCATGCGGTGATTCCGGCCCCTCATACCATTTTAAAAGGCATTAAAAAACTGGAACCGGGTCACTGGTTAATCGTTAATCCGGACGGGCAAATGTATAAAAAGCGCTTCTGGCATTTAGAAGCCAAGCGCCCGACAACCTTGAATGGCAACCCGGCTCCACAAACTCAGCAACAATGGGTCGATGCAATCCATGAAGAGCTTAAGCGGGCTGTGCATAAACGGTTAACCGCCGCCGATGTACCGGTGGGTGTCTTGTTGTCAGGCGGTTTGGATTCGAGTTTATTGGTGGCCATGTTGGCTGAAGCCGGGGTGAAAGATATCAAAACCTTCTCTATCGGTTTTGAGGACGCTCCGGAAGAGCGCGGGCATGAGTTTGATTTTTCCGATATGGTGGTGAAGCGCTATCAGACAGACCATAAGCAATATTTGATTTCCAATAGTGAGGTATTGCCACGTTTGCATGAAGCGGTTGAAGCAATGGCCGAGCCGATGGTGGGCCAAGATGCGATCGCTTTTTACCTGCTTTCCGAACAGGTATCAAAGGATGTCAAAGTTGTCATGTCCGGACAGGGCGCCGATGAAGTCTTCGGCGGTTATTTCTGGTACGACAAAATGGCCGAGGCGGCCGCACAATTAGTTGACGCCGGTGCGGATTTGTCGGATCCGCAAGTTGCCTTGCAAGCTTTTGCACCTTATTACTTCGACAGATCACATCAGGAATGGCTTGAGGTGGTTAATGAGAAATACCATTTGGAAAATGTCACTGCGCAGTATGTCGGCGACCATTTGACCGAAGTCGGGGCGGATGAGTTTTTAGATCAGGTATTGCGTTTTGATGTGACCACTTTGATTGTCGATGATCCGGTCAAGCGAGTCGACAATATGACGATGGCTTGGGGATTGGAAGCGCGAGTGCCGTTTTTGGATCATAAACTGGTGGAAGTGGCGATGGCCGCTCCGGCCGAATTAAAACAAAATGGTAAGCAGATTTTAAAAGCGATAGGTCGCGGCTTGGTGCCGGATGCGATTATTGATCGTCCGAAAGTGGCATTTCCTATGCCGGCGTTGAAATACGTACGTGGTGAGTTCTTTGAATTTATGAAAGCGTTGTTAACCTCAGAAGCGGCACAAAAGCGTGGTATTTTTAATGCCGAAAAGCTTCAGCAGTTACTCGATGACCCGGAAGCACCGCAAGCTTTTACCGCAATTCAGGGCAGTAAGCTCTGGCATGCTGCGCTGCTTGAGTTCTGGTTACAAAAACATGTCGATAAAGTTCTATAG
- a CDS encoding alpha/beta hydrolase, with amino-acid sequence MSISRARNILFAFALLSIGMNSAWCKTVTQPIEVLGVPADAEYIKGNTDKPAVMIVHGFLTTNKFHTITSISKALSDEGYTVLAPTLTLGIASRQSPLKCNSIHSHTLENDVAEIADWRQWLKDQGHEEVVVVGHSSGSPLLLEYLTRNSQANIKAAIFTSLFFLNAKELGSIETEIEHAQQQLAANSNKPHKYSFLFCRNNYFATPESFLSYMKLTRKYVFDLLAQLNIPHYTVMGGADKRHMQVGGDWYQQLNDSETKLVVIDGANHFFSSEYEFDLQDEMIKILNQVSQH; translated from the coding sequence ATGAGCATTTCTAGAGCCCGCAATATATTATTTGCTTTTGCATTGCTGTCCATAGGCATGAATTCGGCATGGTGCAAGACCGTCACTCAGCCTATAGAAGTACTTGGTGTTCCTGCCGATGCCGAATACATTAAAGGCAACACAGACAAGCCTGCGGTGATGATTGTCCACGGCTTTCTCACCACCAATAAATTTCACACCATCACCTCCATCAGCAAAGCTTTAAGCGATGAAGGTTATACGGTACTGGCCCCGACGCTGACTCTAGGCATCGCCAGTCGGCAGAGTCCACTGAAATGCAACTCGATTCATTCACATACCTTAGAAAATGATGTCGCCGAGATTGCCGACTGGCGTCAATGGTTGAAAGACCAAGGACATGAAGAAGTAGTGGTGGTAGGGCATTCCAGCGGCAGCCCTCTATTGCTGGAATACCTGACCCGGAACAGTCAGGCGAATATCAAAGCCGCCATTTTCACCAGTCTGTTCTTTTTGAATGCCAAAGAGTTAGGCAGCATAGAAACCGAAATTGAACATGCGCAACAGCAGCTCGCTGCAAATAGCAATAAACCCCACAAATACAGTTTCTTGTTTTGTCGCAATAATTATTTTGCCACCCCAGAAAGCTTTTTATCCTATATGAAGCTAACCCGTAAATATGTATTTGACCTATTGGCACAACTCAATATCCCGCACTACACTGTTATGGGTGGTGCCGATAAACGCCATATGCAAGTCGGCGGTGATTGGTACCAACAACTGAATGACAGTGAAACAAAGCTTGTGGTAATAGATGGCGCCAACCACTTCTTTTCAAGTGAGTATGAGTTTGACCTGCAAGATGAGATGATCAAAATTCTCAACCAGGTCAGTCAGCATTAA
- a CDS encoding bifunctional diguanylate cyclase/phosphodiesterase yields the protein MQTPKFLIRSIRFYYLAFSLIGLFILLFVDYTLYSRGQDIQKTVAEQTQLEAQKELAFALDKAIRLLQIEAQNFALWDEVHQQFSDPTYYFFWRDERLKETDYYQSHYDGVELYGADKKLLQNAYVNQPNHFYLPEQIDKTEAQVIFTKNTETHLNYFYPVQKRNSKEIVGYIGITIDFLPYLLKTVNFYTINPTSLRLDNTNNLSIPYTKLSEHIQYQIARNPVNDYLWQLIQEFIIELIILMLAVGLLVFLIFNWTIYRPLNVISQFLETLQASPNKVQPLPNEKFFLQEFEQLKHSIHDYHSNLQQAQNELDLQNQTVWEQARRDVLTNIYNRRAFDEAWTETVKSFQQNPHTVCFMLIDCDFFKALNDTYGHESGDEVIKLTASGLQKHLPIDCPPYRIGGDEFAVILQNRSLQQAKEIAQKCLHELLNLEFSELGIREKMAFSVGMSHTDDGLEIDIQHLPKQADIAMYKAKQSLKDKIQVYHQTMEKESRSLVSSNIANTIVNAIDSGDNMELHFQPIVSLKNDSVYYESLVRIQGEDGLIYPNDIFHVVERRRLEMELDYQIVQQVRKKLADKTIPRGSGVSINISAKTLLDSGFTELFKDIKPFLTDYKIVIEITETSLIDHIYYANKVLNIMRNDGFLIALDDFGSGYSSIRYLAHMPVDIIKFDMTMTQALLSKDSKTQQIIRTTAEMVLHTGYDLVFEGIEDAHMLDVVKQLGATHVQGYLLGRPAAIPPQISFDKALSSERAVING from the coding sequence ATGCAAACACCTAAATTCCTGATCCGCTCGATTCGCTTTTATTATCTGGCTTTCTCCCTGATTGGCTTGTTTATTCTGCTGTTTGTTGACTACACGCTCTACTCACGTGGCCAGGACATTCAAAAAACCGTTGCCGAACAAACCCAGTTGGAAGCTCAAAAAGAGCTTGCTTTTGCGCTCGATAAAGCGATTCGTCTTTTGCAGATAGAAGCGCAGAATTTCGCCTTATGGGATGAGGTTCATCAACAGTTCAGCGACCCGACCTACTATTTTTTCTGGCGTGATGAGCGTTTGAAAGAGACCGATTACTATCAGTCCCACTATGATGGCGTCGAACTTTATGGCGCCGATAAGAAACTGTTGCAGAATGCCTATGTCAATCAACCCAACCACTTCTACTTGCCTGAACAGATCGATAAGACGGAAGCGCAGGTAATCTTTACCAAAAACACGGAAACACATTTGAACTACTTTTATCCGGTTCAAAAACGCAACAGCAAAGAGATTGTCGGTTATATCGGCATCACCATCGATTTTTTGCCTTACCTACTAAAAACCGTTAATTTTTATACCATTAACCCGACCAGCCTACGCCTTGACAACACCAATAACCTCAGCATTCCCTATACTAAATTGAGTGAACACATTCAATATCAGATAGCCAGAAATCCGGTTAACGATTACCTCTGGCAACTGATTCAAGAATTCATTATTGAACTGATTATTCTCATGCTTGCGGTAGGCCTGCTGGTGTTCCTTATTTTCAACTGGACCATCTATCGCCCCTTGAATGTGATTTCACAGTTTCTCGAGACCCTGCAAGCCAGCCCAAATAAAGTGCAGCCACTGCCAAATGAGAAGTTCTTTTTGCAAGAGTTTGAACAACTCAAGCACTCCATTCATGATTACCACAGTAATTTGCAGCAAGCTCAAAATGAGCTCGACCTGCAAAACCAAACCGTTTGGGAACAGGCGCGTCGTGATGTATTAACCAACATTTATAATCGCCGCGCCTTTGATGAAGCTTGGACGGAAACGGTGAAAAGCTTCCAGCAGAACCCTCATACCGTCTGTTTTATGCTGATCGACTGTGATTTTTTCAAAGCCCTCAACGATACCTACGGTCATGAAAGTGGAGATGAAGTCATTAAACTGACCGCAAGCGGCCTGCAGAAACACCTGCCAATCGATTGCCCTCCCTATCGAATCGGTGGCGATGAATTTGCCGTGATTTTACAAAACCGCTCCTTACAACAGGCAAAAGAGATTGCGCAAAAATGCCTGCATGAACTACTCAACCTCGAATTCAGTGAGCTTGGCATTCGTGAGAAAATGGCATTCAGTGTCGGCATGAGCCATACCGATGACGGCTTGGAAATCGATATTCAACACCTGCCTAAACAAGCCGACATTGCCATGTATAAAGCCAAGCAGTCACTTAAGGATAAAATTCAGGTTTATCATCAGACCATGGAAAAAGAGTCGCGTTCCTTGGTATCGAGCAATATTGCCAACACCATCGTCAATGCCATCGATAGCGGCGACAATATGGAACTCCACTTTCAGCCGATTGTCTCATTGAAAAATGACTCGGTCTATTACGAATCACTGGTGCGTATCCAAGGCGAAGATGGACTGATTTACCCGAACGATATCTTTCATGTGGTGGAACGCAGGCGTCTGGAAATGGAACTGGATTATCAGATTGTTCAACAAGTTAGAAAAAAGCTCGCCGATAAAACCATTCCGCGCGGTAGCGGTGTATCCATCAATATCTCGGCAAAAACTTTACTTGATAGCGGTTTCACCGAACTGTTCAAGGATATCAAGCCGTTTTTAACCGACTATAAAATCGTTATCGAAATCACGGAAACCAGCTTGATTGACCATATCTATTACGCCAATAAGGTGCTCAATATTATGCGTAATGACGGTTTTTTGATTGCACTGGATGACTTTGGCAGCGGTTACTCATCAATTCGCTACTTGGCGCACATGCCGGTTGATATTATCAAATTCGATATGACCATGACACAGGCTCTATTGAGCAAGGACAGCAAAACCCAGCAGATTATCCGAACCACAGCAGAGATGGTGTTACATACTGGCTACGATCTGGTCTTTGAAGGAATTGAAGACGCGCATATGCTTGATGTGGTTAAACAGCTCGGCGCCACCCACGTTCAGGGTTATCTACTAGGACGTCCGGCGGCGATACCGCCCCAAATCAGTTTCGATAAAGCGCTCAGTAGCGAGAGAGCAGTAATAAATGGCTAA
- the coaE gene encoding dephospho-CoA kinase (Dephospho-CoA kinase (CoaE) performs the final step in coenzyme A biosynthesis.): protein MAKVIAITGGIGSGKSTLTDFCEQLGYPVIDSDQLARQAVAPNSTGLLQIIEHFGEELRLSNGELDRAKLRQQIFNNPQAKNWLEELLHPIIRELTLEQIGHFRKQQCHCIFVAIPLLIEGIDKTGSKPDFIDEIWVVDCPESLQLERASQRDQYSKAEIKKILDQQVDRQHRIAFADQVLDNSADPALLKQQLITLLAEYC from the coding sequence ATGGCTAAGGTTATTGCGATTACCGGCGGCATTGGTTCAGGCAAAAGCACCCTGACCGATTTCTGCGAACAGCTCGGTTATCCAGTCATCGACAGTGACCAATTGGCTCGCCAGGCCGTTGCCCCCAATTCGACGGGGCTTTTACAGATTATCGAGCATTTCGGTGAAGAGTTAAGGCTTAGCAATGGCGAACTGGATCGTGCCAAGCTGCGTCAACAAATATTCAATAATCCGCAAGCCAAAAACTGGCTGGAAGAATTACTCCACCCGATTATCCGCGAACTGACACTGGAACAGATTGGTCATTTTCGCAAGCAACAATGTCACTGTATTTTTGTTGCCATCCCATTACTGATCGAAGGCATTGATAAAACGGGCAGCAAGCCTGATTTTATTGATGAAATTTGGGTAGTTGACTGTCCCGAATCATTGCAACTGGAACGCGCCAGTCAGCGTGACCAATACAGCAAAGCGGAAATCAAAAAAATTCTTGATCAACAAGTAGACCGTCAGCACCGTATCGCTTTTGCCGATCAGGTGCTAGATAACTCTGCCGACCCGGCACTGCTTAAACAGCAATTGATTACTTTATTGGCGGAATACTGTTAA